A genomic segment from Streptomyces sp. NBC_00459 encodes:
- a CDS encoding inositol-3-phosphate synthase yields the protein MGSIRVAVVGVGNCAASLVQGVEYYKDADPAARVPGLMHVQFGEYHVRDVEFVAAFDVDAKKVGLDLADAIGASENNTIKICDVPSTGVTVQRGHTLDGLGKYYRETIEESDQDPVDVIQVLKDKQVDVLVCYLPVGSEAAAKFYAQCAIDAKVAFVNALPVFIAGTKEWADKFTEAGVPIVGDDIKSQVGATITHRVMAKLFEDRGVVLDRTMQLNVGGNMDFKNMLERERLESKKISKTQAVTSQIRDRELGADNVHIGPSDYVAWLDDRKWAYVRLEGRAFGDVPLNLEYKLEVWDSPNSAGVIIDAVRAAKIAKDRGIGGPILSASSYFMKSPPVQYFDDEARENVEKFIKGEVER from the coding sequence ATGGGTTCCATTCGCGTAGCCGTCGTCGGCGTGGGCAACTGCGCCGCGTCGCTGGTACAGGGAGTCGAGTACTACAAGGACGCCGACCCGGCGGCCAGGGTCCCGGGCCTCATGCACGTGCAGTTCGGGGAGTACCACGTCCGTGACGTGGAGTTCGTCGCCGCGTTCGACGTCGACGCGAAGAAGGTCGGTCTCGACCTCGCGGATGCCATCGGTGCCTCCGAGAACAACACCATCAAGATCTGCGACGTCCCCTCCACAGGTGTGACGGTCCAGCGCGGCCACACCCTCGACGGGCTCGGCAAGTACTACCGCGAGACCATCGAGGAGTCCGACCAGGACCCGGTCGACGTCATCCAGGTCCTCAAGGACAAGCAGGTCGACGTCCTCGTCTGCTACCTGCCCGTGGGTTCCGAGGCCGCGGCGAAGTTCTACGCCCAGTGCGCCATCGACGCCAAGGTCGCCTTCGTCAACGCCCTCCCCGTCTTCATCGCCGGCACCAAGGAGTGGGCGGACAAGTTCACCGAGGCGGGCGTCCCGATCGTCGGCGACGACATCAAGTCGCAGGTCGGCGCCACGATCACGCATCGCGTGATGGCGAAGCTCTTCGAGGACCGGGGCGTGGTCCTGGACCGCACGATGCAGCTGAACGTCGGCGGCAACATGGACTTCAAGAACATGCTCGAGCGCGAACGCCTGGAGTCCAAGAAGATCTCCAAGACGCAGGCCGTCACCTCCCAGATCCGCGACCGCGAGCTGGGCGCCGACAACGTCCACATCGGCCCGTCGGACTACGTGGCCTGGCTCGACGACCGCAAGTGGGCGTACGTCCGTCTGGAGGGCCGCGCGTTCGGCGACGTCCCGCTGAACCTTGAGTACAAGCTGGAGGTCTGGGACTCCCCGAACTCCGCCGGCGTCATCATCGACGCCGTGCGCGCCGCGAAGATCGCCAAGGACCGCGGCATCGGCGGCCCGATCCTCTCCGCGTCGAGCTACTTCATGAAGTCCCCGCCGGTCCAGTACTTCGACGACGAGGCACGGGAGAACGTCGAGAAGTTCATCAAGGGCGAAGTCGAGCGCTGA
- a CDS encoding PadR family transcriptional regulator: MSRRAGILEFAVLGLLRESPMHGYELRKRLNTSLGVFRAFSYGTLYPCLKTLVASGWLIEESGGAPDDALAAPLTGRRAKIVYRLTAEGKERFEELLSQTGPDAYEDEHFAARFAFFGQTSRDVRMRVLEGRRGRLEERLEKMGASLARTRERLDDYTLELQRHGMESVEREVRWLNELIESERAGRDLKGPVSGEPDSQDTTSGAPGGLPRSREDDSRTGPSDDTAT; this comes from the coding sequence ATGAGCCGGCGTGCCGGGATCCTCGAGTTCGCCGTCCTCGGCCTGCTCCGCGAGTCACCGATGCACGGCTATGAGCTGCGCAAACGACTCAATACGTCACTGGGTGTGTTCCGCGCCTTCAGCTACGGCACGCTGTACCCCTGCCTCAAGACGCTGGTCGCGAGCGGCTGGTTGATCGAGGAGTCCGGGGGTGCGCCTGACGATGCGCTCGCCGCTCCGCTCACGGGGCGTCGCGCCAAAATCGTCTACCGGTTGACGGCGGAAGGTAAGGAGCGCTTCGAGGAGCTGCTCTCGCAGACGGGCCCGGACGCGTACGAGGACGAACACTTCGCCGCTCGATTCGCCTTCTTCGGGCAGACGTCCCGCGATGTACGCATGCGCGTGCTCGAGGGCCGCCGCGGTCGGCTGGAGGAGCGTCTGGAGAAAATGGGCGCCTCTCTGGCACGTACGCGGGAGCGCCTCGACGACTACACCCTTGAGCTCCAGCGCCACGGAATGGAGTCCGTGGAGCGCGAAGTGCGCTGGCTGAACGAGCTCATCGAGAGCGAGCGGGCCGGGCGGGACCTCAAAGGTCCCGTTTCCGGGGAACCCGACTCGCAGGACACCACATCTGGAGCGCCGGGCGGCCTGCCCCGGTCCCGGGAGGACGACTCCCGGACCGGTCCGTCCGACGACACCGCCACGTGA
- a CDS encoding transglycosylase domain-containing protein, with translation MSEHRRKPPQPQGGGRAAARRGQSGPSSGRRAAPRGATESPSDSYGSGSYGLGPYGAEGEERPSGGRAESRRASQRSTGGRRRGPTGQNGPGRGRGRAAGPPPKKRFIDYPRAGKYGAARWMPSWRQVTGLFIGFVGSLVAVAGIGYALVGVPDVAKAANAQNNVYYWADGSQMVATGGETNRQIIGYEQIPPAMRYAVMSAENKTFETDSGVDPMGIARALFNMAKGGQTQGGSTITQQYVKNARLDDQSQTLTRKFKELFISIKVGTNVDKREIMAGYLNTAYYGRDSYGLQAAARSYFNKNAKDLDASQCAFLAAVLKGATYYDPAGNVSVDPVNAKPELNRKRAVNRWKWILDEEVKDGRMTAADRAQITTFPKIQNPRSNTALSGQVGYLVDLAKGYLINNTDKTGITADQLQQGGYSIYTTFDKKKVQALEKAVTKVQKANIDEKKRPDTDKYVQFGGASVDPTTGAIRASYGGVDATKHFTNNADTTGAQVGSTFKTFVLAAAMKWGVRDPDLEATQAQDERTQVSPDSIYSGKNKLKIENYDNTIWKDKDDKEWLQRNDGDESYNAPSYRIDLREAMRVSANSAYVQLGMDVGLDKVRESATDAGILDSSLASADFPSFSIGTSSPSAIRMAGAYATFAASGKQNTPYSVETVTSKDGTIFEHEKIAKAKQVFTAQVADNVTDVLKTVVDDGTGTAAQLPGRDVAGKTGTTDGNKSAWFVGYTPQLSTAISMFRMDDDETKKNREFLEMYGTGGQEKIHGASFPAEIWHDYMEQALKGAPVKNFPTPEPYGEVVDEDPLPSPTPSVTESEEATPTPSPTPTEEEVEPSPSPSASETCGTFDVTCQDTGGTDTGGTDEGSTDGGTTSSPTPTESDDESNGNANGNGGNSGGIFG, from the coding sequence ATGAGCGAGCACCGTCGCAAACCGCCGCAGCCGCAGGGAGGCGGACGTGCCGCGGCCCGACGCGGCCAGTCCGGCCCGTCCTCCGGCCGCCGCGCGGCACCGCGAGGCGCAACCGAGTCTCCTTCCGACTCCTACGGATCGGGTTCCTACGGGTTGGGTCCCTACGGAGCGGAAGGTGAAGAGCGCCCGTCCGGAGGCCGCGCCGAATCCCGGCGCGCCTCGCAGAGAAGTACCGGCGGGCGCCGCAGAGGGCCCACCGGCCAGAACGGGCCCGGGCGCGGCAGAGGCCGCGCGGCCGGCCCTCCGCCCAAGAAGCGCTTCATCGACTACCCACGCGCGGGCAAGTACGGAGCGGCGCGCTGGATGCCGTCGTGGCGGCAGGTGACGGGACTGTTCATCGGCTTCGTCGGCAGCCTGGTGGCGGTGGCCGGCATCGGCTACGCCCTGGTGGGCGTACCGGATGTCGCGAAGGCCGCCAATGCCCAGAACAACGTCTACTACTGGGCCGACGGCAGCCAGATGGTGGCGACCGGTGGTGAGACGAACCGCCAGATCATCGGCTACGAGCAGATTCCCCCGGCGATGCGGTACGCCGTGATGTCGGCGGAGAACAAGACGTTCGAGACCGACAGCGGCGTCGACCCGATGGGTATCGCCCGAGCGCTGTTCAACATGGCCAAGGGCGGTCAGACGCAGGGTGGTTCGACGATCACCCAGCAGTACGTGAAGAACGCCCGCCTGGACGACCAGTCGCAGACGCTCACGCGAAAGTTCAAGGAACTGTTCATCTCCATCAAGGTCGGCACCAATGTCGACAAGCGGGAGATCATGGCCGGTTACCTGAACACCGCCTACTACGGCCGTGACTCCTACGGTCTGCAGGCAGCGGCCCGCTCGTACTTCAACAAGAACGCCAAGGATCTGGACGCCAGCCAGTGCGCCTTCCTGGCCGCGGTACTGAAGGGCGCCACGTACTACGACCCGGCCGGCAACGTGAGCGTCGACCCCGTGAACGCCAAGCCTGAGCTCAACCGCAAGCGGGCCGTGAATCGGTGGAAGTGGATCCTCGACGAGGAGGTCAAGGACGGGCGGATGACCGCAGCCGATCGCGCCCAGATCACGACCTTCCCGAAGATCCAGAACCCGCGTTCCAACACCGCGCTGAGCGGCCAGGTCGGTTATCTCGTAGACCTCGCCAAGGGCTACCTCATCAACAACACCGACAAGACCGGGATCACCGCCGACCAACTGCAGCAGGGCGGCTACTCGATCTACACGACCTTCGACAAGAAGAAGGTCCAGGCGTTGGAGAAGGCGGTCACCAAGGTCCAGAAGGCGAACATCGACGAGAAGAAGCGGCCGGACACCGACAAGTACGTCCAGTTCGGCGGGGCCTCCGTCGACCCGACGACGGGTGCGATCAGGGCCTCCTACGGCGGTGTGGACGCGACCAAGCACTTCACCAACAACGCCGACACGACGGGCGCCCAGGTGGGTTCGACGTTCAAGACGTTCGTCCTCGCCGCCGCGATGAAGTGGGGCGTGCGGGATCCGGATCTGGAGGCCACACAGGCACAGGACGAGCGGACCCAGGTCTCCCCGGACAGCATCTACAGCGGCAAGAACAAGCTCAAGATCGAGAACTACGACAACACGATCTGGAAGGACAAGGACGACAAGGAGTGGCTGCAGCGCAACGACGGCGACGAGTCGTACAACGCGCCCAGCTACCGGATCGACCTGCGCGAGGCGATGCGGGTCTCCGCCAACTCCGCCTACGTTCAGCTCGGCATGGATGTCGGCCTGGACAAGGTCAGGGAGTCCGCCACCGACGCGGGCATCCTCGACAGCAGCCTCGCGAGTGCTGACTTCCCGTCGTTCTCGATCGGTACCTCCAGCCCGAGCGCGATCCGCATGGCCGGTGCCTACGCGACCTTCGCGGCCAGCGGTAAGCAGAACACCCCGTACTCGGTCGAGACCGTCACCAGCAAGGACGGCACGATCTTCGAGCACGAGAAGATCGCCAAGGCCAAGCAGGTGTTCACCGCTCAGGTCGCCGACAACGTCACCGACGTCCTCAAGACCGTGGTCGACGACGGAACGGGCACGGCGGCCCAGCTGCCCGGTCGTGATGTGGCCGGCAAGACCGGTACCACCGACGGCAACAAGTCGGCCTGGTTCGTCGGCTACACCCCGCAGCTGTCCACCGCGATCAGCATGTTCCGGATGGACGACGACGAGACCAAGAAGAACCGCGAGTTCCTGGAGATGTACGGCACGGGTGGCCAGGAGAAGATCCACGGTGCCTCGTTCCCGGCCGAGATCTGGCACGACTACATGGAACAGGCACTCAAGGGCGCGCCGGTGAAGAACTTCCCGACTCCCGAGCCCTACGGCGAGGTCGTCGACGAGGACCCGCTGCCGAGCCCGACGCCTTCTGTCACCGAGTCGGAGGAAGCGACGCCGACGCCGAGCCCGACGCCCACCGAGGAAGAGGTCGAGC